Proteins from one Flavobacteriales bacterium genomic window:
- a CDS encoding OmpH family outer membrane protein — MNNLKKIILASFFLLGIIGSSVAQKYAFVDTKYILDNMPSYTEAQKKLDDVAEKWQKEIEQKLKEIDEKNKKLQQELILLPADEKNKKIAEIKELEEAVKALQKKRFGVNGDLFKKRKELIEPIQDEIYKAIKALAKEKGYDFIMDKGTNSNILFTNPKYDKSEQVLRKIKQ, encoded by the coding sequence ATGAATAATTTAAAAAAGATAATTTTGGCATCATTTTTTCTATTAGGAATAATAGGAAGCTCAGTTGCTCAGAAATATGCATTCGTTGATACGAAATATATATTAGATAACATGCCATCTTACACTGAGGCTCAGAAAAAATTAGATGATGTGGCTGAAAAGTGGCAAAAAGAAATTGAGCAGAAGCTAAAAGAAATAGATGAAAAAAATAAAAAATTACAACAAGAATTAATATTATTGCCAGCTGATGAAAAAAATAAAAAAATAGCTGAAATAAAAGAACTAGAAGAAGCTGTTAAAGCATTGCAAAAAAAGCGTTTTGGAGTAAACGGAGATTTGTTTAAAAAGCGTAAAGAATTAATCGAACCTATCCAAGATGAAATCTACAAAGCAATTAAAGCTTTAGCGAAAGAAAAAGGTTATGATTTTATAATGGATAAAGGAACAAATTCAAATATTTTGTTCACCAATCCTAAATATGATAAGAGCGAACAAGTATTAAGGAAAATAAAACAATAA